Proteins from one Methanorbis rubei genomic window:
- the radA gene encoding DNA repair and recombination protein RadA produces the protein MTATDIEDIPGVGPATADRLREAGYITVESIATAAPVDLSEAAEIGESTAKKIIKAAREIADIGGFKTGTDVLARRQEILKLSTFVPEVDELLGGGIETQAITEFYGEFGSGKSQIVHQLAVNCQLPREVGGLGGSCLYIDTENTFRPERIEQMVAGLEFEKPVPEGYEIPSVEDFLANIHVARAHSSDHQMLLIDSARDLSNELKDSDMPVKLVIVDSLTGLFRAEYAGRGTLAGRQQKLNRHLHDLFKLVDDLNAVAVVTNQVMSNPGVFFGDPTKPIGGNIVGHSATFRLYLRKSKAGKRIARLVDSPNLPEGEATFMVETAGIKSC, from the coding sequence ATGACAGCAACTGATATTGAGGACATCCCGGGCGTTGGACCGGCAACTGCCGACCGCCTTCGTGAAGCAGGCTACATCACTGTTGAAAGCATTGCAACCGCAGCACCCGTCGACCTCTCCGAGGCAGCAGAGATCGGTGAGTCAACGGCAAAAAAGATCATCAAAGCCGCACGCGAGATCGCAGATATCGGCGGGTTCAAAACCGGAACTGATGTTCTTGCACGCCGTCAGGAGATTCTCAAACTCAGTACATTTGTTCCTGAGGTGGACGAGCTTTTAGGCGGCGGCATTGAGACGCAGGCGATCACCGAGTTCTATGGTGAGTTTGGTTCCGGAAAGTCGCAGATCGTTCACCAGCTTGCGGTGAACTGCCAGCTTCCCCGCGAGGTCGGCGGTCTTGGCGGCAGCTGTCTGTATATCGATACGGAAAATACCTTCCGTCCTGAGCGTATCGAACAGATGGTTGCGGGCCTCGAGTTTGAAAAACCGGTCCCCGAAGGTTATGAGATTCCGAGCGTGGAAGATTTCCTCGCAAACATCCATGTCGCCCGTGCTCACAGTTCGGACCATCAGATGCTCCTGATCGACTCGGCCCGCGATCTTTCCAATGAGCTGAAGGACAGCGATATGCCGGTAAAGCTGGTAATTGTCGACTCTCTGACCGGTCTGTTCCGTGCAGAGTATGCAGGCCGCGGAACCCTTGCAGGCCGCCAGCAGAAGCTGAACCGTCACCTGCACGACCTCTTCAAGCTGGTGGACGACTTAAACGCAGTCGCTGTTGTGACAAATCAGGTCATGTCAAATCCGGGCGTCTTCTTCGGTGACCCGACCAAACCAATCGGTGGAAACATCGTTGGCCACTCGGCGACGTTCAGACTGTATCTGCGCAAAAGCAAGGCAGGAAAACGTATCGCAAGACTTGTGGACAGCCCGAATCTTCCTGAAGGCGAGGCCACGTTTATGGTCGAAACCGCAGGTATCAAATCCTGCTGA
- a CDS encoding PRC-barrel domain-containing protein → MKSEQFTHSIRKKRVMSTDGKIIGQIKNISFDSATGQLLNLLVRPDQMFDTSGYKLDGDAITLPFEAVKDITDYIVVDRYMLR, encoded by the coding sequence ATGAAGAGCGAGCAGTTTACCCATTCTATCCGAAAAAAGAGAGTGATGAGCACTGATGGAAAAATTATCGGTCAGATCAAGAACATTTCTTTTGACAGTGCGACCGGGCAGCTGCTGAATCTTTTGGTGCGCCCTGACCAGATGTTTGACACATCAGGATACAAACTCGACGGCGATGCGATTACTCTGCCGTTCGAGGCGGTAAAAGACATCACTGACTATATTGTCGTTGACCGTTACATGCTGCGATAA
- the lysA gene encoding diaminopimelate decarboxylase, whose amino-acid sequence MKLPESLAIKSGHLYCGDVDTVQLAEKFGTPLYITNERHVIKNYRRFEAALKKYVDNVQLLYAAKANENPVLIQTLAREGAGADVFSLGELRAALEGGMPADKLLFNGSSKTQADLRAAVEHGIKISVDSVDELRQLDAITQELKKPVKIGFRINPEINVPTHPKIATGIKNSKFGIPAEMILDAYKEALACKYITPVGMHCHIGSQILEIEPFAIACGVMMKVAKEVTKLGVKLEFVDFGGGLGIPYHRGENPDKAPTPEEYAAAVMPVFVAACKEAGISPAFWVEPGRWMVGESTVLLTKVNSVKRVHKTFINVDAGFNLLIRPAMYDSWHEVIVANKADAPAKITATVTGPICETGDILAADRNLPETVTGDIVAVLDAGAYGYAMSSQYNSRPRCPEVLVNGDKAELMRRAETYEDMTATVVYPSWHRK is encoded by the coding sequence ATGAAACTCCCGGAATCCCTCGCAATCAAAAGCGGCCACCTCTACTGCGGCGACGTTGACACTGTTCAACTCGCCGAAAAGTTCGGGACCCCGCTCTATATCACCAACGAACGCCATGTGATCAAAAACTACCGCCGCTTTGAAGCAGCCCTCAAAAAATACGTCGACAACGTCCAGCTGCTCTACGCCGCAAAAGCAAACGAAAATCCGGTCCTCATCCAGACCCTCGCACGCGAAGGTGCGGGTGCTGACGTCTTCTCGCTCGGCGAACTGCGTGCAGCCCTTGAAGGCGGCATGCCGGCCGACAAACTGCTCTTCAACGGCAGTTCAAAAACCCAAGCAGACCTCCGTGCCGCAGTAGAACACGGCATCAAAATCTCGGTCGATTCTGTCGACGAACTCCGCCAGCTTGACGCAATCACGCAGGAACTGAAAAAACCGGTCAAGATCGGATTCCGTATCAACCCGGAGATCAACGTCCCGACCCATCCAAAAATTGCAACCGGCATCAAAAACAGCAAATTCGGCATTCCTGCTGAAATGATTCTTGACGCATATAAGGAAGCCCTCGCCTGCAAGTACATCACTCCGGTCGGCATGCACTGCCATATCGGATCCCAGATCCTTGAGATCGAGCCGTTCGCAATCGCCTGCGGCGTCATGATGAAGGTGGCAAAAGAGGTAACCAAACTCGGCGTGAAGCTGGAGTTCGTCGACTTCGGCGGAGGACTCGGCATTCCCTATCACCGCGGAGAAAACCCTGACAAGGCTCCAACTCCGGAAGAGTATGCAGCAGCCGTTATGCCGGTGTTTGTTGCGGCCTGCAAAGAAGCAGGAATCTCTCCTGCGTTCTGGGTCGAGCCCGGACGCTGGATGGTGGGCGAGTCGACCGTTCTTCTGACCAAGGTCAACTCGGTCAAACGCGTTCACAAGACCTTCATCAACGTGGACGCAGGATTCAATCTCCTCATCCGTCCGGCGATGTATGACTCCTGGCATGAGGTCATTGTTGCAAACAAAGCCGACGCTCCCGCAAAAATTACGGCAACCGTTACCGGCCCGATCTGTGAGACCGGCGATATTCTTGCAGCAGACCGGAATCTCCCGGAAACCGTGACCGGCGATATCGTCGCGGTTCTCGATGCAGGAGCATATGGCTATGCGATGTCTTCGCAGTACAACAGTCGTCCGCGGTGTCCTGAGGTTCTCGTGAACGGCGATAAGGCTGAACTGATGCGTCGTGCCGAAACCTATGAGGACATGACGGCAACGGTTGTTTACCCGTCCTGGCACAGGAAATAA
- the serS gene encoding serine--tRNA ligase produces MLDIKFVRAHPEVVRADLEKRHDTEKLAWVDTVLEQDKLFRELTVKNNELRARRNTIAKEINAAKKSGEDPAPLFAEAKALPQRIKDNDDIMEKATEQVRYYLMRLPNILHESVPYGKDDTENVVIRTVGTPKKFEFELVNHGELAVRNNWADFERATKTSGAGFYFLKGNLAMLDLALQRFALDLLIAKGYTPIIPPYMLNRKSYEDVTDLADFEKVMYKIDGDDEYLIATAEHPMAAMYQDEIFEEKDLPLKMVGISPCFRREIGAHGLDSRGLFRVHQFTKVEQFIYCMPENSWEMQEELLANSEELFTKLGLPYHVVNICTGDIGIVAAKKYDIEAWMPRDNEYREVVSCSNCTAYQACRLNIRVRDAHDFESKQYLHTLNSTAIATSRALRCILENYQTENGRVEIPKVLRPYMQNLEYL; encoded by the coding sequence ATGCTGGATATCAAATTTGTCCGGGCGCATCCGGAGGTTGTTCGTGCGGACTTGGAAAAACGCCACGACACCGAGAAACTTGCATGGGTCGATACCGTTCTTGAACAGGACAAACTGTTCCGCGAACTCACCGTAAAAAATAATGAACTGCGGGCACGCAGAAACACGATTGCCAAAGAGATCAACGCGGCCAAAAAGTCCGGAGAGGATCCGGCCCCGCTGTTTGCCGAAGCAAAAGCGCTGCCGCAGAGAATCAAAGACAACGACGACATCATGGAAAAAGCAACCGAACAGGTTCGCTACTACCTGATGCGGCTGCCGAACATTCTGCACGAATCAGTTCCGTACGGCAAAGACGACACGGAAAATGTCGTGATTCGAACTGTCGGCACTCCGAAAAAGTTCGAGTTCGAACTCGTCAACCATGGAGAGCTTGCCGTCCGCAACAACTGGGCTGACTTTGAACGTGCCACTAAAACTTCAGGCGCAGGATTTTACTTCCTGAAAGGCAACCTCGCCATGCTCGACCTTGCCCTGCAGCGGTTTGCGCTTGACCTGCTTATCGCCAAAGGCTATACTCCGATCATTCCGCCGTACATGCTGAACCGCAAATCCTACGAGGATGTAACCGATCTCGCAGACTTTGAGAAAGTGATGTATAAGATTGACGGCGACGACGAGTATCTGATCGCAACCGCCGAACACCCGATGGCTGCCATGTATCAGGATGAGATCTTTGAGGAAAAAGATCTGCCTTTGAAGATGGTCGGCATCTCTCCATGTTTCCGCCGCGAGATCGGAGCGCACGGTCTTGACTCACGCGGTCTTTTCCGCGTCCACCAGTTTACCAAGGTCGAACAGTTCATCTACTGCATGCCGGAGAACTCCTGGGAGATGCAGGAAGAACTTCTCGCAAACTCTGAAGAGCTGTTCACCAAGCTCGGACTTCCGTATCATGTGGTCAACATCTGTACCGGAGATATCGGTATTGTTGCTGCAAAGAAGTACGATATCGAGGCATGGATGCCGAGAGACAACGAGTACCGTGAAGTTGTCTCCTGCTCGAACTGTACTGCATATCAGGCATGCCGCTTAAACATCCGCGTCCGCGATGCGCATGACTTTGAGTCCAAGCAGTATCTGCATACCCTGAACTCAACGGCGATTGCAACGTCGCGTGCCCTTCGCTGTATTCTGGAAAACTATCAGACCGAAAACGGCAGAGTCGAGATTCCAAAAGTCCTGCGCCCATATATGCAGAATCTGGAATATCTCTGA
- a CDS encoding LL-diaminopimelate aminotransferase, whose translation MYAKRLDNLPPYLFAQIDAIKAQKRAEGVDLIDLGVGDPDLPTPKHIVDSLCEAARDSSTHHYPDYLGMLDYRKAVAQWYKNRFGVTLDPVKEVLALIGSKEGIAHIPEAFVNPGEYVLASDPGYPVYKTSTLFAEGKCHLMPLLEGNNFLPDYDAIPRDVLKTAKLMFIGYPNNPTGAVAPMKFFDETVEFAKNHNIIVVHDNAYSEISYDGYIAPSFLEASGAMDVGIETHSLSKTYNMTGWRIGMAVGNANLIGAFGRVKTNIDSGAFDAIQRAAITALTGPQDCVAQACAIYQERRDALVAGLQSLGFKVHVPKATFYVWMKVPNAVEFTSKMINEAGIVVTPGTGFGPNGEGYVRFAITRPVARINEAIERMKKLGITGT comes from the coding sequence ATGTACGCAAAACGCCTGGACAACTTACCACCCTATCTGTTTGCCCAGATCGACGCCATCAAAGCACAGAAACGTGCCGAAGGCGTTGACCTTATCGACCTCGGTGTAGGGGACCCTGACCTCCCGACCCCCAAACACATCGTTGACTCGCTCTGCGAAGCAGCCCGCGACTCATCCACCCACCACTACCCTGACTACCTCGGCATGCTCGACTACCGCAAAGCAGTCGCCCAGTGGTACAAGAACCGATTCGGCGTCACCCTTGATCCCGTCAAAGAAGTACTCGCCTTAATCGGATCCAAAGAAGGCATCGCCCACATCCCCGAAGCATTCGTCAACCCGGGCGAATACGTCCTCGCATCCGACCCAGGCTACCCGGTCTACAAAACCTCGACCCTCTTCGCCGAAGGAAAATGTCACCTCATGCCGCTCCTCGAAGGCAACAACTTCCTGCCTGACTACGACGCAATCCCAAGAGACGTACTCAAAACCGCAAAACTCATGTTCATCGGCTACCCGAACAACCCTACCGGCGCAGTAGCCCCCATGAAATTCTTCGACGAAACCGTAGAATTTGCCAAAAACCACAACATCATCGTCGTCCATGACAACGCCTACTCCGAAATCTCCTACGACGGCTACATCGCCCCCTCCTTCCTTGAAGCAAGCGGAGCAATGGATGTCGGTATCGAGACCCACTCACTCTCCAAAACCTACAACATGACCGGATGGCGTATCGGCATGGCAGTCGGCAACGCCAACCTCATCGGCGCATTCGGCCGCGTCAAAACCAACATCGACTCAGGCGCATTCGACGCAATCCAGCGTGCCGCAATCACCGCACTGACAGGTCCCCAGGACTGCGTGGCGCAAGCCTGTGCCATCTATCAGGAACGCCGCGACGCACTCGTCGCAGGTTTACAGTCCCTCGGATTCAAAGTCCATGTCCCAAAGGCAACGTTCTACGTCTGGATGAAAGTTCCAAACGCAGTTGAGTTCACCTCAAAAATGATCAACGAAGCAGGAATCGTTGTCACCCCCGGAACCGGATTTGGACCAAACGGCGAAGGCTACGTCCGCTTCGCCATTACGAGACCGGTCGCACGCATCAACGAAGCAATCGAACGCATGAAAAAACTCGGCATCACAGGTACCTGA
- a CDS encoding phosphoglycolate phosphatase, with amino-acid sequence MPKAFITDIDGTLTDDRRRLSTRAVEEIRRVVDAGIPVVLASGNTLCFIDALSKMIGTEGDVIAENGGVYRHGYTGDRHSAGDRELCFAAYQKIIDTFQPKGEELRLYSNDYRYSDVAFARDADVDEIKKLLADMPVQVVDTGFAIHLQSEGLSKGAALEKLAELMGLVPADFLAAGDSINDVSMLKAAGIAVTPANAGPEARAAADFVMSKPFGEGTADALARYFP; translated from the coding sequence ATGCCCAAAGCCTTCATCACCGACATCGATGGAACTCTCACTGATGACCGTCGTCGTCTTTCCACTCGTGCGGTTGAAGAGATCCGCAGAGTTGTGGATGCAGGCATTCCGGTAGTTCTCGCATCCGGCAACACCCTCTGTTTTATCGATGCTCTTTCCAAAATGATCGGAACCGAAGGCGACGTGATCGCAGAAAACGGCGGAGTCTACCGTCACGGCTATACTGGCGACCGCCACTCGGCCGGAGACCGCGAACTTTGTTTTGCCGCATATCAGAAAATCATCGACACATTCCAGCCGAAAGGCGAGGAACTTCGTCTCTACAGCAATGACTACCGGTACTCTGACGTCGCATTTGCCCGCGACGCTGACGTTGACGAAATAAAAAAACTACTTGCAGATATGCCGGTACAGGTAGTTGACACCGGTTTTGCCATTCATCTCCAGTCGGAAGGACTCTCGAAAGGTGCGGCTCTTGAAAAACTCGCAGAACTCATGGGACTTGTGCCCGCAGACTTTCTTGCCGCAGGAGACTCGATCAACGATGTCTCCATGCTGAAAGCGGCAGGCATCGCCGTTACCCCGGCAAATGCCGGACCTGAAGCACGGGCTGCCGCAGACTTTGTTATGAGTAAACCGTTCGGCGAAGGAACAGCTGACGCTCTTGCCAGGTACTTCCCCTGA
- a CDS encoding CBS domain-containing protein, whose protein sequence is MDLSLIQKDILITLISLYHQYSHPIKGEEIADIIKRNPGTVRNQMQALKALGLVDGVPGPKGGYHPTARAYTELHVTADDSESEVAILRNGEVTEGVRVNEIDFTTLTHADLCHALIKVIGNVRVFEVGDKITIGPTPVNKLLIKGEVFGKDEINSALLISTSEMTSLPKLAIREYMTSPLIALETDMTIAYAMKTLLQRRIHGAPVIENGQLLGIVTQTDIVAAIDRGLAMEESVGEIMVRNVVTIPGDMRLYEVIRRFKEQDIGRVIVMDEEKPIGILTHSDIIRVFPTL, encoded by the coding sequence ATGGATTTGTCACTGATCCAAAAAGATATCCTTATTACTCTTATCTCGCTTTATCATCAATATTCGCATCCGATAAAAGGAGAAGAAATAGCCGATATCATCAAGCGTAATCCCGGAACGGTGCGCAATCAGATGCAGGCTCTCAAAGCGCTGGGTCTGGTGGACGGCGTTCCCGGACCCAAAGGAGGGTATCATCCAACCGCACGCGCCTACACCGAGCTGCATGTAACCGCTGACGACTCGGAGAGCGAGGTCGCGATTTTACGCAATGGAGAGGTCACGGAGGGCGTGCGGGTGAATGAGATCGATTTTACCACGCTCACGCATGCTGACCTCTGTCATGCGCTGATCAAGGTCATCGGCAATGTCAGAGTGTTTGAGGTTGGTGACAAAATTACGATCGGCCCAACACCGGTCAACAAGCTTCTGATCAAAGGAGAGGTCTTTGGGAAGGATGAGATCAACAGCGCTCTTTTGATCTCAACTTCAGAGATGACCTCTCTTCCAAAACTTGCGATCAGAGAGTATATGACAAGCCCCTTGATCGCTCTTGAGACCGATATGACGATCGCGTATGCGATGAAGACGCTTTTACAGCGAAGGATTCACGGCGCTCCGGTCATTGAAAACGGCCAGCTGCTGGGAATTGTTACGCAGACCGATATTGTTGCGGCAATCGACCGCGGGCTTGCGATGGAAGAATCCGTGGGCGAGATTATGGTGCGTAATGTGGTAACCATCCCGGGCGATATGCGGCTGTATGAGGTCATCCGCAGGTTTAAGGAGCAGGATATCGGACGGGTTATTGTGATGGATGAGGAGAAGCCGATCGGTATTCTCACGCACTCGGATATTATTCGGGTGTTTCCGACACTGTGA
- a CDS encoding HNH endonuclease signature motif containing protein, translating into MTTALSLISPPPTRYSPPPLIHAGDYAAWYKHATGEWIYDFVNGQITNRRTGRLVPFRVKPNGYLEADVIVKGVRIHVRKHRAIWLAAHGILAIPVDYALEVDHINHNRFDCRLENLRLVRPEENRKNRIRFFDDPAVREIRRRHREESASFTELAREFGVCASTISRIVKRQTYKGVSDD; encoded by the coding sequence ATGACCACCGCCCTCTCCCTCATCTCTCCTCCCCCAACCCGCTACTCCCCGCCCCCGCTCATCCACGCAGGCGACTACGCAGCATGGTACAAACACGCAACCGGTGAATGGATCTACGACTTCGTGAACGGCCAGATCACCAACCGCCGCACCGGACGCCTCGTCCCCTTCCGCGTAAAACCGAACGGTTACCTCGAAGCAGACGTCATCGTCAAAGGCGTCCGCATCCATGTCAGAAAACATCGTGCAATCTGGCTTGCGGCGCACGGCATCCTCGCAATCCCGGTCGATTACGCACTTGAAGTTGACCACATCAACCACAACCGCTTTGACTGCCGGCTCGAAAACCTCAGACTTGTTCGGCCCGAAGAAAACCGAAAGAATCGAATCCGCTTCTTCGATGATCCCGCAGTTCGCGAAATCCGCAGACGTCACCGCGAAGAGTCTGCCTCCTTCACCGAACTTGCCCGCGAGTTCGGCGTCTGTGCAAGCACCATCAGCCGCATCGTCAAACGCCAGACCTACAAGGGGGTCTCTGATGACTGA
- a CDS encoding NOG1 family protein, translated as MYFDNIPTVPTAEELLDRSFRRAAKKMQEKSGSKSRADEEFVRAITQATHDKLVSIIQSFPEFEQLPPFYRDLCDILFGMDNLRKALGMVGWAAKNVRDVGKSISRGMRRADSLTERRRAVARIASIVHRSDEALRYLNDVRNVLRKLPVISADEFTIVVAGYPNVGKSSFIRLVSTAEPEIASYPFTTKGVIVGHRNAERRRRIQFIDTPGLLDRTDEERNVIEKQALNALVYVADLVLFVIDASEHCGYSVEAQEKLHDEIAGIVSVPMITVVNKSDLKKTEGRFNMSTVSGEGVEEVLAELLRLRGELMHDEIVDIRSELPMPEMKRRGGRSEMKTDY; from the coding sequence ATGTATTTTGATAATATCCCCACCGTCCCCACCGCCGAGGAGCTTCTGGACCGCAGCTTCCGTCGTGCTGCAAAAAAGATGCAGGAGAAAAGCGGCAGTAAAAGCCGGGCAGACGAGGAGTTCGTTCGTGCCATTACCCAGGCAACGCATGATAAACTGGTCAGTATCATTCAGAGCTTTCCAGAGTTTGAGCAGCTGCCGCCATTTTATCGTGACCTGTGCGATATTCTGTTCGGCATGGATAATCTCAGGAAAGCTCTCGGCATGGTCGGCTGGGCTGCGAAGAATGTGCGTGATGTAGGAAAGAGCATCTCCCGCGGGATGCGGCGTGCGGATTCGCTGACGGAACGCAGGCGTGCGGTCGCGCGAATTGCATCCATTGTGCACCGCTCGGATGAGGCTCTCCGCTACCTGAATGATGTAAGAAATGTGCTTCGGAAATTGCCGGTTATCAGTGCGGATGAGTTTACGATTGTGGTTGCAGGCTATCCGAATGTGGGCAAGTCGTCGTTCATTCGTCTGGTCTCAACTGCGGAGCCTGAGATTGCGTCGTATCCGTTTACAACGAAAGGAGTCATTGTCGGCCACCGGAATGCGGAGCGAAGAAGGCGTATTCAGTTCATCGATACGCCGGGTCTTCTTGACCGGACCGATGAGGAGCGCAATGTGATTGAGAAGCAGGCGCTGAATGCTCTGGTGTATGTTGCGGATCTGGTGCTGTTTGTGATTGATGCGAGCGAGCACTGCGGTTACTCGGTTGAGGCACAGGAAAAACTTCATGATGAGATTGCAGGTATTGTGTCGGTCCCGATGATTACGGTTGTCAACAAGTCTGATCTCAAGAAGACGGAAGGCCGCTTTAATATGTCAACGGTGTCGGGCGAGGGAGTGGAAGAGGTTCTTGCCGAGCTTCTCCGCTTGCGCGGCGAGCTGATGCATGATGAGATTGTTGATATCCGCAGTGAGCTGCCGATGCCTGAGATGAAGCGTCGCGGCGGCCGCTCCGAGATGAAGACTGATTACTAA